One Phaseolus vulgaris cultivar G19833 chromosome 2, P. vulgaris v2.0, whole genome shotgun sequence DNA window includes the following coding sequences:
- the LOC137812427 gene encoding S-adenosylmethionine carrier 1, chloroplastic/mitochondrial isoform X1: MGHFTLSVMVNDSAISLPDTCSKRKQNFLVQNSFASVSMGDEKPFDFLRTLFEGVIAGGTAGVVVETALYPIDTIKTRLQAARGGEKLILKGLYSGLAGNLAGVLPASALFVGVYEPIKQKLLRIFPENLSAFSHLTAGAIGGLAASLIRVPTEVIKQRMQTGQFTSASGAVRFIASKERFKGFYAGYGSFLLRDLPFDAIQFCIYEQIRIGYMLAARRNLNDPENAVIGAFAGALTGAITTPLDVIKTRLMVQGSANQYKGIVDCVQTIIKEEGPSAFLKGIGPRVLWIGIGGSIFFGVLESTKRFLAERRPTVSQHTHSDKSKDK; this comes from the exons ATGGGTCACTTTACACTGTCCGTTATGGTTAATGACTCTGCCATTTCATTACCAG ATACTTGTTCGAAGAGAAAACAGAACTTTCTTGTGCAAAATTCTTTTGCATCAGTTAGCATGGGAGATGAAAAGCCTTTTGACTTCTTACGCACTTTATTTG AGGGCGTTATTGCAGGAGGTACAGCTGGAGTTGTTGTTGAAACAGCTTTATACCCAATCGACACTATTAAAACACGTTTGCAG GCTGCTCGCGGAGGAGAAAAACTAATATTGAAAGGCCTTTATTCCGGATTGGCAGGGAACCTTGCTGGTGTCTTACC GGCATCTGCTTTATTTGTGGGAGTTTATGAACCTATAAAGCAGAAATTGTTGAGGATATTTCCTGAAAATCTGAGTGCTTTTAGTCATTTG ACTGCAGGTGCCATAGGGGGCTTGGCTGCTTCATTGATTCGTGTTCCAACAGAG GTTATCAAGCAACGAATGCAAACTGGGCAGTTTACTTCAGCTTCTGGTGCTGTTCGCTTTATTGCTTCTAAGGAACGCTTTAAAGGATTTTATGCT GGGTATGGATCTTTTTTGTTGCGAGATTTACCCTTTGATGCTATTCAATTTTGCATCTACGAGCAGATTCGAATAGGTTATATGCTCGCG GCACGAAGAAATCTGAATGATCCAGAAAATGCAGTTATTGGTGCTTTTGCAG GTGCACTAACTGGAGCTATAACTACCCCCCTTGATGTTATCAAGACAAGGTTAATGGTTCAA GGATCTGCAAACCAGTATAAAGGAATTGTTGACTGTGTTCAAACCATTATTAAGGAAGAAGGACCTAGTGCCTTTTTGAAG GGTATTGGTCCCAGAGTACTATGGATAGGCATCGGTGGTTCAATATTCTTTGGTGTCCTTGAGAGTACAAAACGTTTTCTTGCTGAGAGGCGTCCTACTGTATCTCAGCACACACACTCAGACAAAAGTAaagataaatag
- the LOC137812427 gene encoding S-adenosylmethionine carrier 1, chloroplastic/mitochondrial isoform X2 encodes MGDEKPFDFLRTLFEGVIAGGTAGVVVETALYPIDTIKTRLQAARGGEKLILKGLYSGLAGNLAGVLPASALFVGVYEPIKQKLLRIFPENLSAFSHLTAGAIGGLAASLIRVPTEVIKQRMQTGQFTSASGAVRFIASKERFKGFYAGYGSFLLRDLPFDAIQFCIYEQIRIGYMLAARRNLNDPENAVIGAFAGALTGAITTPLDVIKTRLMVQGSANQYKGIVDCVQTIIKEEGPSAFLKGIGPRVLWIGIGGSIFFGVLESTKRFLAERRPTVSQHTHSDKSKDK; translated from the exons ATGGGAGATGAAAAGCCTTTTGACTTCTTACGCACTTTATTTG AGGGCGTTATTGCAGGAGGTACAGCTGGAGTTGTTGTTGAAACAGCTTTATACCCAATCGACACTATTAAAACACGTTTGCAG GCTGCTCGCGGAGGAGAAAAACTAATATTGAAAGGCCTTTATTCCGGATTGGCAGGGAACCTTGCTGGTGTCTTACC GGCATCTGCTTTATTTGTGGGAGTTTATGAACCTATAAAGCAGAAATTGTTGAGGATATTTCCTGAAAATCTGAGTGCTTTTAGTCATTTG ACTGCAGGTGCCATAGGGGGCTTGGCTGCTTCATTGATTCGTGTTCCAACAGAG GTTATCAAGCAACGAATGCAAACTGGGCAGTTTACTTCAGCTTCTGGTGCTGTTCGCTTTATTGCTTCTAAGGAACGCTTTAAAGGATTTTATGCT GGGTATGGATCTTTTTTGTTGCGAGATTTACCCTTTGATGCTATTCAATTTTGCATCTACGAGCAGATTCGAATAGGTTATATGCTCGCG GCACGAAGAAATCTGAATGATCCAGAAAATGCAGTTATTGGTGCTTTTGCAG GTGCACTAACTGGAGCTATAACTACCCCCCTTGATGTTATCAAGACAAGGTTAATGGTTCAA GGATCTGCAAACCAGTATAAAGGAATTGTTGACTGTGTTCAAACCATTATTAAGGAAGAAGGACCTAGTGCCTTTTTGAAG GGTATTGGTCCCAGAGTACTATGGATAGGCATCGGTGGTTCAATATTCTTTGGTGTCCTTGAGAGTACAAAACGTTTTCTTGCTGAGAGGCGTCCTACTGTATCTCAGCACACACACTCAGACAAAAGTAaagataaatag